A stretch of the Mytilus trossulus isolate FHL-02 unplaced genomic scaffold, PNRI_Mtr1.1.1.hap1 h1tg001255l__unscaffolded, whole genome shotgun sequence genome encodes the following:
- the LOC134704078 gene encoding LOW QUALITY PROTEIN: NADH-ubiquinone oxidoreductase chain 5-like (The sequence of the model RefSeq protein was modified relative to this genomic sequence to represent the inferred CDS: substituted 6 bases at 6 genomic stop codons): protein MARKNSIIQLKSNLGLLLLILIGYLFILRGRTFGKAYLLEVTVXESNCLSFSFRVLLDSVRIVFVGTVLVIRGSVATYCKWYIAGEPYYKRFMGLVWLFVLSIVFIILVPNLVILLIGXDGLGLTSFLLVAYYQNNKRLSAAMLTALTNRIGDVFVLFRVSIFLREGGWLIYIYHPVQTWVNLGFVVVLAGITKSAQMPFCAWLPAAMAAPTPVSSLVHSSTLVTAGVYLILRSFYIIRANPFVTQILIVLRLFTLILAGSRAVFAFDLKKVIALSTLRQLRLIIFSISILLPSVAFFHLVTHAVFKALLFLGAGGVIHRNQRIQDIRGLRSLWQGLPVRMGAITVAIVSLRGAPFIRGFFSKDLIIELRMIDRRITYGCYLLELTGLIFTSFYRARIVFRVILGSNYVNSRSLRINEHLNIQTPFLSLYIGAIILGGVLGRKIERFGFVVVLEKYERVRVFLIPFVGLILXXGVLRKLGSKPWSSAKLLRFFLRMWLIERLTSHPRKMAFFKGSRMVAQSLDQGXLELLGPQGAHKGLGQLSCLNEIVQKNYFTYQLVVXGLVVAGGVSLIMFI, encoded by the coding sequence ATGGCTCGTAAAAATAGTATcatacaattaaaaagtaaCTTAGGGTTACTTTTACTGATTCTGATTGGATACTTATTTATTCTTAGAGGGAGGACCTTTGGAAAAGCTTATTTATTGGAAGTTACTGTTTGAGAGAGTAATTGTCTCTCATTTAGCTTCAGAGTTCTACTAGATAGCGTAAGAATAGTCTTTGTTGGGACGGTTTTGGTAATTAGAGGAAGTGTAGCAACCTACTGCAAGTGGTATATAGCTGGAGAGCCATACTACAAGCGGTTTATGGGATTAGTATGGTTGTTTGTGCTGTCTATAGTGTTTATAATCTTAGTTCCTAATTTAGTAATACTTTTAATTGGTTGAGACGGGCTAGGGCTCACCTCATTCCTATTAGTGGCTTATTACCAGAACAATAAGAGGTTATCTGCGGCTATGTTGACAGCTTTGACTAATCGAATTGGGgatgtttttgtactttttagagtttctatttttttaagagaAGGGGGgtggttaatttatatataccacCCAGTGCAGACatgggttaatttagggtttgTGGTAGTTCTTGCAGGTATAACTAAAAGCGCACAAATGCCGTTTTGCGCATGGCTACCTGCTGCCATGGCGGCACCCACACCGGTCTCCTCTTTGGTGCATTCTTCGACATTGGTGACAGCTGGGGTTTATTTGATTCTTCgctctttttatattatcagaGCTAATCCCTTTGTGACTCAAATACTTATAGTCTTAAGACTATTTACTCTAATATTAGCGGGGTCAAGGGCTGTGTTTGCGTTTGACCTAAAAAAGGTAATCGCACTCTCGACTTTGAGGCAGTTAAGGTTAATAATATTCTCGATTTCAATCCTTCTTCCGTCTGtagctttttttcatttagtaacCCATGCGGTATTTAAAGCTTTGTTGTTTCTAGGCGCAGGGGGTGTTATTCATAGAAACCAAAGAATCCAAGATATCCGGGGGTTAAGAAGCTTGTGGCAAGGATTACCGGTAAGAATGGGTGCAATAACGGTTGCAATTGTGTCCTTGAGAGGGGCCCCGTTTATAAGAGGGTTTTTCTCTAAAGACCTAATAATTGAGCTAAGAATGATAGACAGAAGAATAACTTATGGGTGCTATTTATTAGAGCTAACAGGTTTAATCTTCACTTCTTTTTATAGGGCACGGATTGTATTTAGAGTAATACTTGGGTCTAATTACGTTAATAGCAGAAGTTTGCGGATTAATGAGCACTTAAATATACAAACTCCTTTTCTTAGCCTGTATATTGGGGCTATTATCTTAGGAGGGGTATTAGGGAGGAAAATAGAGAGGTTTGGGTTTGTAGTAGTTCTTGAGAAATATGAGAGAGTCAGAGTATTTCTTATTCCCTTTGTAGGGTTAATTTTGTGATGAGGAGTGCTTAGAAAATTAGGGTCTAAGCCTTGGTCGTCAGCCAAACTATTAAGATTCTTTTTGAGAATGTGGCTCATAGAGAGGCTAACCTCCCACCCCAGAAAAATGGCCTTCTTTAAGGGGTCCAGGATGGTAGCTCAAAGTCTGGATCAAGGTTGACTAGAGCTATTGGGCCCTCAAGGTGCCCATAAGGGACTAGGTCAACTCAGCTGTTTGAatgaaattgttcagaaaaattattttacctacCAGCTGGTAGTATGAGGGCTGGTGGTAGCGGGGGGCGTAAgcttaattatgtttatataa